The following coding sequences lie in one Monomorium pharaonis isolate MP-MQ-018 chromosome 1, ASM1337386v2, whole genome shotgun sequence genomic window:
- the LOC105839576 gene encoding BTB/POZ domain-containing protein 6, translated as MAMSNLYSKISTKPMKRVQDNVAVKQTNTWMNAESPSNTSESPPSVSPLSSSIVLQREGTTVSQPLSAPASPLSSLSPVTQLTSPGDCTQDPNWQATKPTVRERNAAMFNNHLMADIIFIVGSPGHTQTIPAHKYVLATGSSVFYAMFYGGLPENKRDIEVPDVEPAAFLALLRYMYCDEVQLEADTVLATLYVAKKYIVPHLARACVNYLETSLTAKNACLLLSQSRLFEEPNLMQRCWEVIDAQAEMALRSDGFVDIDIHTLESVLSRETLNCKEIHIWDAALRWASAECVRQDLEPIPANQRQLLGSALYLIRLPAMNLEEFANSAAQTDILTHQETIDLFLHFTATNKPQLCFPIKSRQGLKTQVCHRFQSCAYRSNQWRYRGRCDSIQFSVDKRIFVVGFGLYGSSSGAADYNVKIELKRLGNVLAENNTKFFSDGSSNTFHVYFENPIQIEPECSYTASAILDGGELSFFGQEGMSEATVGSVNFQFQCSSESTNGTGVQGGQIPELIFYGPPSDD; from the exons cGGAATCTCCAAGTAATACATCAGAATCACCACCATCAGTGAGTCCACTCTCTTCATCTATCGTATTACAACGCGAAGGAACCACAGTAAGTCAGCCATTAAGTGCTCCCGCATCACCCTTGTCTTCCTTATCACCCGTGACCCAGTTAACCTCACCCGGAGATTGTACTCAAGATCCCAACTGGCAAGCGACAAAACCTACAGTTCGAGAACGAAACGCGGCCATGTTTAATAATCATCTCATGGccgatattatatttatcgttGGCAGTCCAG GTCACACACAAACAATACCAGCGCATAAATATGTTCTCGCTACCGGCAGTTCTGTATTTTATGCTATGTTCTACGGAGGGTTAccagaaaataaaagagatatagaAGTACCCGACGTTGAACCAGCAGCATTTCTGGCGTTGTTGAG gTATATGTATTGTGATGAAGTACAACTAGAAGCAGACACAGTTTTAGCGACGTTATATGTCGCAAAGAAATACATAGTTCCACACTTGGCACGAGCATGTGTCAATTATCTAGAGACGAGTCTAACGGCAAAGAACGCATGTTTACTCCTGAGTCAATCTCGGCTATTCGAAGAACCTAATCTCATGCAACGCTGCTGGGAGGTGATTGATGCACAA GCAGAAATGGCACTAAGATCTGACGGTTTTGTGGATATTGATATTCATACGCTCGAATCCGTCTTATCTCGAGAGACGTTAAATTGCAAAGAGATTCACATATGGGACGCCGCATTACGATGGGCTTCCGCGGAATGTGTACGACAAGATCTTGAACCTATTCCCGCCAATCAAAGGCAGTTGTTAG gATCCGCCTTGTATTTAATTAGACTTCCTGCTATGAATCTCGAAGAGTTCGCAAACAGTGCGGCACAGACGGATATCCTAACGCATCAGGAAACAATTGATTTGTTCCTACACTTTACAGCCACTAACAAACCACAACTTTGTTTCCCTATCAAGTCACGTCAAGGTCTGAAAACTCaa gtttgCCATAGATTTCAATCGTGTGCATACAGGTCAAATCAGTGGCGATATAGAGGTCGTTGCGATTCAATTCAATTCAGTGTTGATAAAAGGATATTTGTAGTGGGTTTTGGATTGTATGGAAGCTCGTCTGGTGCTGCGGactataatgttaaaatagaaCTTAAGAGACTCGGGAACGTTTTAGCAGAGAacaacacaaaatttttctccGATGGTTCGAGTAATACGTTTCACGTATACTTTGAGAATCCAATACAAATCGAGCCAGAATGTTCATACACAGCGAGTGCAATATTGGATGGTGGAGAATTGAGCTTTTTCGGTCAGGAAGGCATGTCGGAGGCAACAGTCGGCAgtgtaaattttcaatttcagtGCAGTTCCGAGAGCACTAACGGTACCGGTGTCCAAGGAGGACAGATCCCAGAATTAATCTTTTACGGTCCACCATCCGACGATTGA